The following proteins are co-located in the Acropora palmata chromosome 11, jaAcrPala1.3, whole genome shotgun sequence genome:
- the LOC141897923 gene encoding zinc transporter ZIP11-like, translated as MIEGLNPVSQALQGTLFTWGVTALGSALVFVFSTGQRKVLDASLGFAAGVMLAASYWSLLAPAIEMAETSGYYGHGGKFAFIPVSVGFILGAVFVFGADKVLPYLGLESSNIADTLTGDLQNGSTCIKEELTDHSFQTEISITSYPYNASNSQLTQRKKTDTFQSRENVEQQLSSKQTSWRRILLLIIAITVHNIPEGLAVGVGFGAVGKTATATFENARNLAIGIGIQNFPEGLAVSLPLRGAGYSSWTSFWYGQLSGMVEPIAGLFGAVAVVIAEPLLPYALAFAAGAMVYVVVDDIIPEAQTSGNGHLASCTTILGFIVMMSLDVGLG; from the exons ATGATAGAAGGCTTAAATCCTGTTTCTCAAGCCCTCCAAGGGACTTTATTCACTTGGGGGGTAACAGCATTGGGGTCTGCACTTGTATTTGTTTTTAGCACCGGTCAG AGAAAAGTTTTGGATGCTAGCCTGGGATTTGCGGCCGGA GTTATGTTAGCTGCTTCTTATTGGTCTCTGCTGGCCCCAGCTATCGAAATGGCTGAGACATCAGGATATTATGGACATGGTggaaaatttgcttttatacCAGTGTCTGTTGGATTCATTCTTGGAGCAGTATTTGTATTTGGAGCTGATAAAGTTCTTCCTTATCTG GGTCTCGAATCCTCTAACATAGCTGATACACTGACGGGAGATCTACAGAATGGAAGCACATGTATAAAAGAGGAATTAACAGACCATAGCTTTCAGACAGAAATCTCTATTACGTCATATCCATACAATGCTAGTAACTCACAGCTAActcagagaaagaaaacagacaCTTTTCAAAGCAGAGAAAATGTTGAGCAACAATTgtcatcaaaacaaacaagttggAGAAGAATTCTTTTGTTGATTATCGCAATCACTGTTCATAATATACCAG AGGGGTTAGCAGTTGGTGTAGGATTTGGTGCAGTTGGAAAAACAGCTACAGCAACATTTGAAAATGCAAG AAATCTTGCAATAGGAATAGGAATTCAGAACTTTCCAGAAGGATTAGCAGTTAGTCTTCCCCTCAGAGGGGCAGGATATTCTTCATGGACAAGTTTTTG GTATGGTCAGTTAAGTGGTATGGTGGAACCAATTGCTGGCCTATTTGGTGCTGTCGCAGTAGTG ATTGCAGAGCCCCTGTTGCCATATGCCTTAGCTTTTGCAGCTGGTGCCATGGTGTATGTTGTAGTCGATGATATAATTCCAGAGGCTCAGACTAG
- the LOC141897919 gene encoding lysophospholipid acyltransferase 7-like: MSTTDWLYLSMLLGSIPYGHLVKISGSPARKQFLCMAAGIGLSLALVGLKGILHSFVAVLGTYLIVLSLGPRRSEWIAFLFVFGYLFFFRTCSYFGFEKPPAHSNAVQLLVTLRCCTLPFEIFDTSQAVDTESKAYKRPSFYEFLSYCYCYCGLTTGPYFRYKTFKDMLHQENPEQISTFIPAMSNLNTLPFYAVVYLLLNQHFPISSIASEENVKHPLGILFQLAYLVPTFIAFRWRFYIGWLLAESSCMTLGLGAYPVCTDPKPGLGPTKSFSEQNGEVQGSEPENSSVSKRDFYSFETIHNIRIFEVEFSPCMANTMKNWNLSVQWWISTYVHRKLPFKNKNFRMFITLLVSAFWHGVAPGYYLTFLMVPFVVIAEVRMEKAVKPYLSAKYCYYYDWASWFFHYRSMEYLGCGFMLLQLQPCIRAWGSMYFIGHIVIFAFILIPSFIPKKHVNEKEANKKVY, encoded by the exons ATGTCAACCACAGATTGGCTCTATTTATCCATGTTGCTTGGATCGATTCCTTATGGTCATCTGGTAAAAATCAGTGGATCCCCTGCTCGAAAACAGTTTCTTTGTATGGCAGCTGGTATTGGTTTGTCACTAGCTCTTGTCGGTCTGAAGGGAATTCTGCATTCATTTGTGGCTGTTCTCGGCACCTATTTGATTGTTCTTTCGCTTGGTCCAAG GCGAAGTGAGTGGATAGCATTTCTCTTTGTCTTTGGATATCTGTTTTTCTTCCGAACCTGTTCATACTTTGGCTTTGAGAAGCCACCAGCGCATAGCAATGCAGTACAGCTTCTGGTTACCTTGAGG tgtTGCACGCTACCTTTTGAAATCTTTGACACATCACAAGCAGTTGACACTGAATCCAAGGCATACAAGCGACCGTCATTCTACGAGTTTCTTAGCTACTGCTATTGTTATTGTGGACTAACGACTGGGCCTTACTTTCGCTACAAGACTTTTAAGGATATGCTACATCAAGAAAATCCTGAGCAGATTTCAACCTTCATTCCAGCTATGAGTAATCTCAACACCCTCCCATTTTATGCTGTGGTGTATTTACTCTTGAACCAGCACTTTCCAATCAGTAGTATTGCCAGTGAAGAAAACGTCAAACATCCCTTGGGTATTTTGTTTCAACTAGCATACCTGGTGCCAACATTTATTGCATTTAGGTGGCGTTTTTACATAGGGTGGCTGTTAGCTGAAAGCTCCTGTATGACGCTTGGTTTGGGGGCTTATCCAGTTTGTACAGATCCCAAGCCTGGATTGGGTCCAACAAAGTCATTTTCTGAGCAAAATGGAGAAGTTCAAGGAAGTGAACCAGAAAATAGCTCAGTGTCGAAAAGAGACTTTTACAG CTTTGAAACAATTCACAACATAAGAATATTTGAAGTGGAGTTTTCACCTTGCATGGcaaatacaatgaaaaactGGAACCTCTCTGTTCAGTGGTGGATATCTACCTATGTTCATAGGAAACTACCTTTCAAGAACAAGAATTTCAG GATGTTCATCACACTTCTTGTAAGTGCCTTTTGGCATGGTGTTGCCCCTGGTTATTATCTGACATTCTTGATGGTTCCATTTGTTGTTATTGCCGAAGTGCGCATGGAGAAAGCAGTCAAGCCTTACTTGTCAGCAAAGTACTGTTACTACTATGATTGGGCCAGCTGGTTTTTCCACTACCGTTCCATGGAGTATCTTGGTTGTGGATTTATGCTCCTTCAACTGCAGCCCTGCATCAGAGCATGGGGAAGCATGTACTTTATAGGACACATTGTTatctttgcatttattttgattcctAGTTTTATTCCCAAGAAACATGTcaatgaaaaagaggccaataAGAAAGTATATTAG